In Vibrio lentus, the genomic stretch GGTGCAAGCGAACAAAGCCAAGCAGTTGTTCAATATTGAAACCGAGTGGAAAGTGGCGATTCGACCTGAATCTATCTACGTTAAAGAGCAAGGTCGACAATATGGCGAACATATCTCCGCGCCGAAAACGGGCACCATTCGCAACCACCAGCTCTTGGGTAACGTGATTCGCTACCAAGTGGACGTTGATGAGTGTGAATTAACGGTCGACCTGCTTAACCGTTCCTCTGAACGACTGTTGGCAAACGGCAGCCAACTTGAACTCCTGTTTAACCTTAACGAAATTCAACCTGTGAGAGCCTAAGATGTTCAAACCTTTGTATGTATTTGATATGGATGAAACGCTGATCAATGCCGATGCAGCGATGCTCTGGAATGAGTTCTTGGTTGAAAAGGGCATTGCCACTGCGCCCAACTTTATTGAAGAAGATAAGCGCTTAATGGGCCTGTATTCGGAAGGCAAACTGAACATGGAAGATTACCTCACGTTTTCCATGCAGCCTTTGGCCGACATGCCAACAGAGCAAGTCACCGCTTTGGTTGAAGAGTGTGTCGAACAGCATATTTTGCCTAAGCAATTCAAGCAGTCGAAACCTTTGATTGAACAGCTAGAAAATGACGACATCGATATGCTGATCATCTCTGCCAGCGTAACTTTCTTAGTGGAAGCGGTCGGTCGTAAGATGGGTATCGAGAATGCACTTGGTATCGATTTGATTGAAAACCAAGGCCGTTTCACGTCTCAAATATCAGGCGTACCAAGCTACCGAGAAGGTAAAGTGACGCGTTTAAAAGAGTGGTTAGATAATCAAGAAACCAATTACTCAGATATCCACTTTTATACCGATTCAATCAATGACTTACCTTTGTGTGAACACGCTGATTTTGCTTACCTAGTAAACCCATGCCCGCGTTTGAAAGCACTGGCTGATCAACCGAATTGGTCGATCCTCGACTGGGATTAAACAGAATCTTATATTCGAATTAGGTTCGCTCTAGAACTCATCAAGCCGCTGACTACAGCGGCTTTTTTGCATCATCAGTCTAATGTTCGATTTATTACCTTAGCTGACAAAAGGATGTGTGTAACAATTCAATAACATCTCTCACTCTGCTGTAAATCAAAC encodes the following:
- a CDS encoding HAD family hydrolase; translated protein: MFKPLYVFDMDETLINADAAMLWNEFLVEKGIATAPNFIEEDKRLMGLYSEGKLNMEDYLTFSMQPLADMPTEQVTALVEECVEQHILPKQFKQSKPLIEQLENDDIDMLIISASVTFLVEAVGRKMGIENALGIDLIENQGRFTSQISGVPSYREGKVTRLKEWLDNQETNYSDIHFYTDSINDLPLCEHADFAYLVNPCPRLKALADQPNWSILDWD